The DNA region GCAAAGGTAGATCAAATATAAGGGAGAAGAAAAGTTAATTTTTATTAACTTCTATACTTTATAGAACCTACTATTAACTTGTGTTAACTTTTATTAATATTTTTAATCAAGCTTCAACTTTAACTATAAATATATTTCCAATATTTGTCAATATAACAAAAAAATTAAAGCAAAAGGTTGACAAAAGGTTGACAGAAAATTTAGGAAATTGGGGGCCAGTTTTCAATCTAGAGGTTAATCTAATGATCGAAAAATATATACAACCTGGGATTGATAAGTGATTTTTAAGTTATATGTATTATGAACAAATTAGTATAAAAATTTGCTATCAAATAAAAAGTATAATATAGATCATCTGTTTAATTAAACGTAATACTTTAATAATAAATATTAATATTATGTGGGGTGATTATGACTTCAATATCATCAAAGTTTATAAATCGAGCACTACGTAAAATTAAAATTCCTAAGGGAGAAAAATTATTAATTATCCACGATCCAGATATAATAGGACTTAAACTGAAAATCTCATGTACAGTCTGTGGAGGAATAGTAAGAAAAACATGGATTTTAGAACAAAAATATAAAAACCAGAGTTTAAAAATAAGGATAGTGGAATTTCCATATTTATCTATTAAAGAAGCTAGAAAAATAGCAAGAGAATTAAAGACATTAATGGCGAACGGAATAGATCCAAGAGCAGTAAAACATCAACAACAGATAGAAGAAAATGAGAATCGTATAAAAGAAAGAGAAAGAAAAGCTAACGATATTACATTCAAAGAGCTGTGTTATAAGTATATTGAAGAGTATGCCAAAATATATACTATAAACTGGAAAGAGAATGCTGACAGAGTACATACTTATGCACAAGCATTATATGAAAAAAAGATAAGCAAGATTCGAATGAGTGATATTGAACCAATATTCAATGATATCAGCAAAGAGGGAAAATATGCCACAGCAAATGCATTGCTAGCAACCTTACGCACTATATTTAATAAGGCAATAAAATGGGGATTAATAGAAAACAATCCTACTCTAGGGATAGAGCAGCATAAACTGCAAGCAAGAGAGAGACGTCTAAGTTACGATGAAATGGGTAGATTTTTACAAGTATTATGCGGAGAAGCAAGTCCATTGATAAGAGATTTTGCATTACTAGCGTTATATACTGGAGCTAGAAAAAGTAATGTGTTAGAGATGGAATGGGACAATATAGATTTTGAAAGAAAAATATGGCATATACCAAAAACTAAGAACGGAAAGGCGCAAAATATACCATTAACAGATGAGGCAATGGAAATATTGCAAGCAAGGAAATTAATATCTACAAGTAAATGGGTACTACCAAGTTCTACTAGCGAAAGCGGACACTTATCGCATCCAAATACCGCATGGAAGATAATTTGTGAAAAGGCAAGCATAAAAAATTTCAGAATACACGATCTAAGAAGGACGTTTGCAAGTTGTATGGGGGATGCAGGCGAAAGTCAGAGGACAATTAGTATAGCATTGAATCATATTAATCCAAACTCAACAATACCTTATACTATAGCTTGTATGGAGTTAGTACGAGAGTATATGTCTAAGGCTATACAAATAATTAGTGAATGTGCTAGAAGTTATAATATTTATAATACTATCTGACTGATATAAACGTTGTGGTAAGAATAGTGCGATTTCATGTCGCACATGCATATATGAACACTAATTATTGCAGGTAAAATCTGTGTTTGAAGATATTTAGCTAATTTAAACATTATAGTAGCAGAATGAGAAATCTCATGCTACAATTGAGGCTGAAGGTGATTATACAAAATCAAAAATTATGTTGGGCATTATCGAGGCCGTTGAAGTATATGGGTTT from Orientia tsutsugamushi str. Boryong includes:
- a CDS encoding tyrosine-type recombinase/integrase, which encodes MTSISSKFINRALRKIKIPKGEKLLIIHDPDIIGLKLKISCTVCGGIVRKTWILEQKYKNQSLKIRIVEFPYLSIKEARKIARELKTLMANGIDPRAVKHQQQIEENENRIKERERKANDITFKELCYKYIEEYAKIYTINWKENADRVHTYAQALYEKKISKIRMSDIEPIFNDISKEGKYATANALLATLRTIFNKAIKWGLIENNPTLGIEQHKLQARERRLSYDEMGRFLQVLCGEASPLIRDFALLALYTGARKSNVLEMEWDNIDFERKIWHIPKTKNGKAQNIPLTDEAMEILQARKLISTSKWVLPSSTSESGHLSHPNTAWKIICEKASIKNFRIHDLRRTFASCMGDAGESQRTISIALNHINPNSTIPYTIACMELVREYMSKAIQIISECARSYNIYNTI